The following coding sequences are from one Acipenser ruthenus chromosome 7, fAciRut3.2 maternal haplotype, whole genome shotgun sequence window:
- the LOC131737578 gene encoding uncharacterized protein LOC131737578 produces the protein MGPGEGLFRRRRTRLEPGWEHRWTDTPYRTKTKAPAPAPRPDRPVQVHQQPPPTAESPLPALPPLISTPSNPTGFQGGSRWTWSPWSPPGLSFLSSPESPETSGSSSTLTTRLGPKGNLNNAIIMAPLTAYWLPEVLIQRTWRQDEIKDIAKDLPDPTKDAVQFSEQMTRLVRQYKPSAAEIRHIMRCKLKLRWEDIEDTFDENLTWKPAGDGEYQPQFEQLLDRLK, from the exons tTTCGGAGGAGAAGGACCCGCCTTGAACCCGGCTGGGAGCATCGGTGGACGGATACGCCGTACCGAACAAAGACAAAGG cccctgctcctgctcctcggCCCGACCGGCCCGTCCAGGTCCATCAACAGCCTCCGCCCACAGCAGAGAGTCCGCTGCCCGCACTTCCGCCTCTGATATCCACCCCAAGCAACCCGACAGGTTTCCAAGGCGGTTCCCGGTGGACTTGGTCCCCTTGGTCGCCCCCTGGACTGAGCTTCTTATCATCGCCAGAATCCCCTGAGACATCAGGATCTTCCAGCACGCTCACTACACGGTTGGGACCAAAAGGCAATCTGAACAACGCCATTATCATGGCCCCCCTGACAGCGTACTGGCTGCCAGAGGTCCTGATTCAGCGCACCTGGAGACAAGATGAGATTAAAGACATTGCTAAAGACTTGCCCGACCCAACTAAGGATGCAGTTCAGTTCAGCGAGCAGATGACCCGTCTTGTGCGTCAATACAAACCCTCTGCCGCTGAAATACGGCACATTATGCGATGCAAATTAAAGCTTCGCTGGGAGGACATCGAAGATACTTTTGACGAAAATCTGACGTGGAAACCGGCAGGGGATGGAGAATATCAACCGCAGTTTGAACAGTTGCTGGACAGATTGAAATGA